ACCGCTATGGCATCGGCCGGGAGATAGACCTCTGGCTCGCCCAAGGCAGCCAGGTACTCGTGAATGGCTCACGAGCCTATCTCGACCAGACCCGGTCGCGTTATGGCGACACACTGGTTCCGGTATTGATAAGCGTCGACCTGACCCTGCTACAAAAACGGCTTGAACTTCGCGGCCGGGAATCGGCAGAGGAAATCGAAGCCAGAATCCGCCGGACCCGTGAGTTGGAACAGCACCTGCCACCGGACTGCCTGGTGGTCGCAAACAATGGCAGCGTTGAAGAAGCCGTCACGACGTTATTGGCTGCCATGGCCCGAACCAGAGGAACGTCGGAATGAGAAAGTTGCTGGCTGGGCCGCCATGCATCACTTTACCTACCGAAGTGAGATGTACGGCCTGGGCAGCATTCCCCGCCTGGTTACTAACCGTAGCTGCCATT
This Marinobacter salinus DNA region includes the following protein-coding sequences:
- the phnN gene encoding phosphonate metabolism protein/1,5-bisphosphokinase (PRPP-forming) PhnN, translated to MAGATNLKGNQTEPGQLFYIMGASGAGKDTLLRGCQDRFDDGQGPVVARRYITRQPDGGTESHISLSEAEFEERVTKDAFAMHWSANGYRYGIGREIDLWLAQGSQVLVNGSRAYLDQTRSRYGDTLVPVLISVDLTLLQKRLELRGRESAEEIEARIRRTRELEQHLPPDCLVVANNGSVEEAVTTLLAAMARTRGTSE